The proteins below come from a single Kosakonia sp. SMBL-WEM22 genomic window:
- a CDS encoding YbgC/FadM family acyl-CoA thioesterase produces MQTQIKVRGFHLDVYQHVNNARYLEFLEEARWDGLEHNESFQWMTAHNIAFVVVNININYRRPAVLGDLLTVTSHVQQINGKSGVLSQVVTLEPEGQVVADALVTFVCIDLKTQKALALEGELREKLEIMIGERD; encoded by the coding sequence ATGCAGACCCAAATAAAAGTTCGTGGATTCCACCTTGATGTCTATCAGCACGTAAACAATGCCCGCTATCTCGAATTTCTTGAAGAGGCGCGCTGGGATGGGCTGGAGCATAATGAGAGTTTTCAATGGATGACCGCCCACAACATCGCTTTTGTGGTGGTTAACATCAATATCAACTATCGCCGTCCGGCGGTGCTCGGCGATCTGTTGACAGTCACCAGCCATGTCCAGCAAATCAACGGCAAAAGCGGGGTGTTGAGCCAGGTGGTGACATTAGAGCCGGAGGGGCAGGTGGTTGCCGATGCGCTGGTTACTTTTGTCTGCATCGATCTGAAAACCCAGAAAGCGCTGGCGCTGGAGGGGGAGTTGCGGGAGAAGCTGGAGATAATGATCGGGGAGCGGGATTAG
- a CDS encoding SmdA family multidrug ABC transporter permease/ATP-binding protein, with amino-acid sequence MRLFAQLGWYFRREWQRYLGAVALLIIIAILQLIPPKVVGIVVDGVTQKQFTHQQVWMWVAALVAIAVVTYLLRYVWRVWLFGASYQLAVELREDFYRQLSRQHPEFYLRHRTGDLMARATNDVDRVVFAAGEGVLTLVDSLVMGCVVLIVMATQISWQLTLLSLLPMPIMALVIKRYGDQLHSRFKAAQAAFSALNDRTQESMTSIRMIKAFGLEDRQSALFGSEAADTGAKNMRVARVDARFDPTIYIAIGMANMLAIGGGSWMVVHGSLTLGELTSFAMYLGLMIWPMLALAWMFNIVERGSAAYSRIRDMLAEAPVVNDGTETVPDERGTLTLSIREFHYPQTDSAALTNVSATLKPGQMLGICGPTGAGKSTLLALIQRHFDVDAGDIRFHDIPLTQLKLDSWRCRLAVVNQTPFLFSDTIGNNIALGRPGATQEEIEHVAKLASVHDDILRLPQGYETEVGERGVMLSGGQKQRISIARALLLNAEILILDDALSAVDGRTEHQILHNLRQWGEGRTVIISAHRLSALTEASEIIVMQHGHIAQRGQHEQLARQPGWYRDMYRYQQLEAALDDHPQEAQDA; translated from the coding sequence GTGCGATTATTTGCTCAGTTAGGCTGGTATTTTCGTCGGGAGTGGCAGCGCTACCTCGGTGCCGTCGCCTTGCTTATCATTATTGCTATCTTGCAGCTGATCCCGCCAAAAGTGGTGGGGATCGTGGTGGATGGCGTCACCCAGAAGCAGTTTACCCATCAGCAGGTGTGGATGTGGGTAGCGGCGCTGGTGGCGATTGCCGTCGTCACCTATCTGCTGCGCTATGTCTGGCGTGTCTGGCTCTTCGGGGCCTCCTATCAGCTCGCCGTCGAACTGCGCGAGGATTTTTATCGGCAGCTCAGCCGCCAGCACCCGGAATTTTACCTGCGCCACCGCACCGGCGATTTAATGGCGCGCGCCACCAATGACGTGGATCGCGTGGTGTTTGCCGCCGGGGAAGGGGTGTTAACGCTGGTCGATTCGCTGGTGATGGGCTGCGTGGTGCTGATCGTGATGGCAACCCAGATCAGCTGGCAGCTGACGCTGCTGTCGCTGTTGCCGATGCCGATTATGGCGCTGGTGATCAAGCGCTACGGCGATCAGCTGCATAGCCGCTTCAAAGCCGCACAAGCGGCTTTCTCTGCCCTAAACGATCGTACCCAGGAGAGCATGACCAGCATCCGCATGATCAAAGCCTTTGGCCTGGAAGATCGTCAGTCGGCGCTTTTTGGCAGCGAAGCGGCGGATACCGGCGCGAAAAACATGCGTGTGGCGCGCGTTGATGCGCGCTTTGACCCGACCATCTATATCGCCATCGGCATGGCAAATATGCTGGCGATTGGCGGCGGCAGTTGGATGGTGGTCCATGGCTCCTTAACCCTCGGCGAGCTGACCAGTTTTGCCATGTACCTGGGGCTGATGATCTGGCCGATGCTGGCATTGGCGTGGATGTTCAACATCGTCGAGCGCGGCAGCGCGGCCTATAGCCGCATCCGCGATATGCTGGCGGAAGCGCCGGTGGTGAACGACGGCACCGAAACCGTGCCCGACGAACGCGGCACCTTAACGCTCTCTATCCGTGAGTTTCACTATCCACAAACCGATAGCGCGGCGCTGACCAATGTGAGCGCAACCCTTAAGCCAGGCCAGATGCTCGGCATCTGCGGCCCGACCGGGGCGGGCAAAAGTACGCTGCTGGCGCTTATTCAGCGCCACTTTGATGTCGACGCGGGCGATATTCGCTTCCACGATATTCCGCTCACGCAGCTCAAGCTGGATAGCTGGCGCTGCCGTCTGGCTGTCGTCAACCAGACGCCATTTCTTTTCTCCGATACCATCGGCAATAACATCGCCCTTGGCAGACCCGGCGCGACGCAGGAGGAGATTGAGCATGTGGCGAAGCTTGCCAGCGTGCATGATGACATTCTGCGCTTGCCGCAGGGCTACGAGACCGAAGTGGGCGAGCGCGGCGTGATGCTCTCCGGCGGGCAGAAACAGCGTATCTCCATTGCCCGCGCGCTGTTGCTGAATGCCGAAATCCTTATTCTTGATGACGCTCTCTCTGCGGTGGATGGGCGCACCGAACACCAGATTTTGCACAATCTGCGCCAGTGGGGCGAAGGGCGCACGGTGATTATCAGCGCGCATCGCCTGTCGGCGCTGACGGAAGCGAGTGAGATTATCGTTATGCAACATGGCCATATCGCCCAGCGCGGCCAACATGAGCAGCTCGCGCGCCAGCCGGGCTGGTATCGCGACATGTACCGGTATCAGCAGCTGGAAGCGGCGCTGGACGACCATCCGCAGGAGGCCCAGGATGCGTAA
- the hupB gene encoding nucleoid-associated protein HU-beta, producing MNKSQLIDKIAAGADISKAAAGRALDALIASVTESLQSGDDVALVGFGTFAVKERAARTGRNPQTGKEITIAAAKVPGFRAGKALKDAVN from the coding sequence GTGAATAAATCTCAACTGATAGACAAGATTGCCGCTGGCGCTGACATTTCTAAAGCTGCCGCCGGACGCGCGTTAGATGCGTTAATTGCTTCTGTTACTGAATCTTTGCAATCCGGGGACGACGTAGCACTGGTTGGTTTCGGTACTTTTGCGGTTAAAGAGCGCGCTGCCCGTACTGGCCGCAACCCGCAAACCGGCAAAGAGATTACTATTGCTGCTGCCAAAGTCCCTGGCTTCCGCGCAGGTAAAGCGCTGAAAGATGCCGTGAACTAA
- the ppiD gene encoding peptidylprolyl isomerase yields the protein MMDNLRAAANHVVLKIILGLIIVSFILTGVGNYLIGGNNNYAAKVNGQEIGRAQFENAVTSERNRMAEKLGDQFSELAANENYMKSVRQQVLNRMIDEALLDQYAKKLGLDISDEQVKKAIFATDAFQSNGKFDNNRFNSLVNRMGMSADQYAQALRNQLISQQLINAVAGTDFMLKGETDELAALVSQQRVVRQAVIDVNALAAKQTVSDDEIASYYDQNKSRFIAPEQFRVSYIKLDAASMQESATDAQIQAYYDQHQDEFTQPQRNRYSVIQTKTEDEAKAVIDELKKGADFAVLAKAKSADIISARNGGDMGWLEESTTPDELKNAGLKEKGQLSGPIKSSVGYLVARLDDIQPAVIKPLNEVRDELAAKVKHENALDAWFALQRKVSEAATNDNESLAGAEQVSGNKAVQTEWFTRDNLPEELNFKPVSDAIFNGGLVGQNGSPGNNSDIITVDGDRAFVLRVTDHKAEAIKPLAEVKAQVTDIVKHDKAEQQAKLDADKLVEALKAGKGDEAMKAAGLSFGEAKTLARLGQDPVATAAFNLPLPAKDKPSYGSTTDQLRNVVIIALDEVKAGEMPDAQKKAMMQGVTQNNAQIAFEALMSNLRKEAKIKLGDTAEEQQ from the coding sequence ATGATGGACAATTTACGCGCGGCGGCGAATCACGTCGTGCTCAAGATCATTCTGGGTTTGATTATCGTGTCATTCATTTTGACTGGCGTGGGTAACTACCTGATTGGCGGTAACAATAATTACGCCGCAAAAGTTAATGGCCAGGAAATTGGCCGCGCGCAGTTTGAAAACGCGGTAACCAGCGAGCGCAACCGTATGGCCGAGAAGCTGGGCGATCAGTTCTCGGAGCTGGCCGCAAATGAAAACTACATGAAATCCGTACGTCAGCAGGTGCTCAATCGCATGATTGACGAAGCTCTGCTCGATCAATACGCGAAGAAACTGGGTCTTGATATCAGCGATGAGCAGGTAAAAAAGGCCATCTTCGCTACCGATGCTTTCCAGTCAAACGGCAAGTTCGACAATAATCGCTTCAACTCCCTCGTTAACCGTATGGGCATGAGCGCCGATCAATATGCGCAGGCGCTGCGCAACCAGTTAATCTCCCAGCAGCTGATCAATGCCGTTGCCGGTACCGATTTTATGCTCAAGGGCGAGACCGACGAACTGGCGGCGTTAGTATCTCAGCAGCGCGTAGTGCGCCAGGCGGTGATTGACGTCAATGCGCTGGCGGCAAAACAGACGGTCAGCGATGACGAGATCGCCAGCTATTACGACCAGAACAAGAGCCGCTTTATCGCGCCGGAGCAGTTCCGCGTGAGCTATATCAAGCTTGATGCGGCATCGATGCAAGAGAGTGCCACCGACGCACAGATTCAGGCTTACTACGACCAGCATCAGGATGAGTTCACTCAGCCGCAGCGTAATCGCTACAGCGTCATCCAGACCAAAACGGAAGATGAAGCGAAAGCGGTTATCGATGAGCTGAAAAAAGGGGCTGACTTTGCTGTCCTGGCGAAGGCGAAATCCGCCGACATCATCTCTGCCCGTAACGGCGGCGACATGGGCTGGCTGGAAGAGTCCACCACGCCGGATGAGCTGAAAAACGCCGGTCTGAAAGAGAAAGGCCAGCTCTCAGGCCCGATCAAATCCTCCGTCGGCTATCTGGTAGCGCGTCTGGATGACATTCAGCCTGCCGTCATCAAACCGTTGAACGAAGTGCGCGATGAACTGGCGGCGAAGGTGAAGCATGAAAATGCGCTGGATGCCTGGTTCGCGCTGCAGCGTAAAGTGAGTGAAGCGGCAACCAACGATAACGAATCTCTGGCCGGTGCCGAGCAGGTTTCAGGTAATAAAGCGGTGCAGACCGAGTGGTTTACCCGCGACAACCTGCCGGAAGAGCTGAACTTTAAACCGGTCAGCGATGCGATTTTCAATGGTGGTCTGGTCGGGCAGAACGGCTCGCCGGGCAACAACTCCGATATCATCACCGTTGATGGCGATCGCGCATTTGTGCTGCGTGTTACCGATCATAAAGCGGAAGCGATTAAGCCGCTGGCGGAAGTGAAAGCGCAGGTCACGGACATCGTTAAGCATGATAAAGCTGAGCAGCAGGCGAAGCTGGATGCCGACAAACTGGTCGAAGCCCTGAAAGCGGGCAAAGGCGACGAAGCGATGAAAGCGGCAGGCCTGAGCTTCGGCGAAGCGAAAACCCTGGCACGCCTCGGACAGGATCCGGTTGCCACCGCAGCCTTCAACCTGCCACTGCCGGCGAAGGATAAACCCTCTTACGGCAGCACCACCGATCAGCTGCGTAATGTTGTGATCATAGCGCTGGACGAAGTGAAAGCGGGCGAGATGCCGGACGCTCAGAAGAAAGCGATGATGCAGGGCGTGACGCAGAATAACGCGCAGATTGCCTTTGAAGCGCTGATGAGCAACCTGCGTAAAGAAGCCAAAATCAAACTGGGCGATACCGCAGAAGAGCAGCAGTAA
- the cof gene encoding HMP-PP phosphatase — MARLAAFDMDGTLLMPDHRLGDQTLTALRRLHEREITLAFATGRHALEMQRVVQHIGLDAFLITGNGTRIHSLEGDLLHRQDLDPQVVECVLHSRWETHASLHVFNDSGWLTNKPLPEALQAHLFSDFGYQIVDLKRLPAGDVAKISFVGDHDDLCRLQQQLDEQIGTQAHICFAAMDCLEVLPVGCNKGAALAVLSASLGLTMQECMAFGDAMNDREMLERVGYGMIMGNAMPQLRAALPHLPVIGHCRNQAVSHFLTHWLDTPHLPYSPE; from the coding sequence ATGGCGCGTCTCGCCGCTTTTGATATGGATGGCACCCTGCTTATGCCCGACCATCGTTTAGGCGATCAAACGCTGACGGCGCTGCGCCGTTTACATGAGCGGGAGATCACCCTGGCCTTTGCCACCGGTCGGCACGCGCTGGAGATGCAGCGCGTTGTGCAGCATATTGGCCTTGATGCATTCCTGATCACCGGCAACGGCACGCGGATCCACTCCTTAGAGGGCGATCTGCTCCATCGTCAGGATCTCGACCCGCAGGTGGTTGAATGCGTACTGCATAGCCGTTGGGAGACCCATGCTTCGCTGCATGTGTTTAATGATTCCGGCTGGCTCACCAATAAGCCGCTGCCTGAAGCGCTGCAGGCGCATCTCTTCAGCGATTTTGGCTACCAGATTGTTGATCTAAAACGCTTGCCTGCCGGTGACGTTGCCAAGATCAGTTTTGTTGGCGATCACGACGATCTCTGCCGTTTGCAACAGCAGCTTGATGAGCAGATTGGTACTCAGGCGCATATCTGCTTCGCGGCGATGGACTGTCTGGAGGTTCTGCCGGTGGGTTGCAACAAAGGCGCAGCGCTGGCGGTGCTCAGCGCGTCGTTAGGGCTGACGATGCAAGAGTGTATGGCGTTTGGCGATGCAATGAATGACAGAGAGATGTTAGAGCGCGTCGGCTACGGCATGATCATGGGCAACGCGATGCCGCAACTGCGCGCGGCACTGCCGCACTTACCGGTTATCGGGCACTGCCGTAATCAGGCGGTGTCGCACTTTTTGACACACTGGCTGGACACCCCACATCTTCCTTATTCCCCCGAATGA
- the queC gene encoding 7-cyano-7-deazaguanine synthase QueC has product MKRAVVVFSGGQDSTTCLVQALQQYDEVHCVTFDYGQRHRAEIDVARELAQKLGARAHKVLDVTLLNELAVSSLTRDSIPVPDYEESADGIPNTFVPGRNILFLTLAAVYAYQVQAEAVITGVCETDFSGYPDCRDEFVKALNHAVSLGLAKDIRFETPLMWIDKAQTWALADYWGALDMVRSETLTCYNGIKGDGCGHCAACHLRANGLQQYLADKAAVMSTMKAKIGLK; this is encoded by the coding sequence ATGAAACGTGCCGTTGTCGTCTTCAGTGGCGGACAAGACTCCACGACCTGCCTGGTGCAGGCGTTACAGCAGTATGATGAAGTCCATTGCGTGACGTTTGATTATGGGCAGCGTCATCGCGCAGAGATCGACGTCGCACGCGAGCTGGCGCAAAAGCTGGGCGCGCGGGCGCATAAAGTGCTGGATGTGACGCTGCTTAACGAACTGGCCGTGAGCAGCCTGACGCGCGACAGCATTCCGGTGCCGGATTATGAAGAGAGCGCGGACGGCATCCCGAACACCTTTGTTCCCGGGCGTAATATTCTCTTTCTGACGCTGGCGGCGGTGTACGCTTACCAGGTGCAGGCAGAAGCGGTGATCACCGGTGTATGTGAGACTGATTTTTCCGGCTACCCCGACTGCCGCGACGAGTTTGTGAAGGCGCTTAACCACGCGGTCAGCCTGGGCCTGGCGAAAGATATCCGCTTTGAAACGCCGCTGATGTGGATCGATAAAGCGCAGACCTGGGCGCTGGCGGATTACTGGGGCGCGCTCGATATGGTGCGCAGCGAAACCCTGACCTGTTACAACGGCATTAAAGGTGATGGTTGCGGCCATTGCGCGGCGTGCCATTTACGCGCCAACGGGTTGCAGCAGTACCTTGCCGATAAAGCGGCAGTGATGAGCACAATGAAAGCAAAAATCGGATTGAAATAG
- a CDS encoding SgrR family transcriptional regulator translates to MRLLNRLNQFQRLWLPSAGGDQAVSISELALRCYCSERHMRTLLRQMQAAGWLTWQAQSGRGKRGALHFCVTPQRLRREMLEQALTAGEQHNALALAELAPADLRALLNPYLGGQWQNETPTLRIPYYRPLEPLLPGFLAGRAEQHLVGQIFSGLTRFISRSALPQADLAHHWEYSEDGLGWRFHLHTTLHWHNGDAVTAAQLHGQLVALLGLPGLRMLFASVEHITLTHPWCITFQLHRPDYWLAHRLASYGSRLAHPAHPQVGTGPFRLAAFSDELVRLESHDHYHLGHPLLKAVEYWIAPQLFDEDLGTSCRHPVQIAIGEPEELRHLQPVSNSISLGFCYLALRPGARLSPAQARRLVQIIHHTSLLQTLPLDEGLITPSRELLPGWHIPGWPEENVGLPATLTLIYHLPVELHTMAQQLKASLAALGCELTVIFHDGKQWEGCRELAAADLVMGDRLIGEAPEYTLEQWLRCDPLWPNLLGSIQYAHLQETLDAVQREADERVRIAALKEVFDGLMEGALLTPLFNYHYRISAPPGVEGIEVNRRGWFEFTEAWLPAP, encoded by the coding sequence ATGAGATTACTTAATCGCCTTAACCAGTTTCAGCGTCTCTGGTTACCCTCTGCCGGTGGTGATCAAGCGGTAAGCATTAGCGAGCTGGCTCTACGCTGCTACTGTAGTGAACGCCATATGCGCACCTTGCTGCGCCAGATGCAGGCTGCCGGTTGGTTAACATGGCAGGCGCAATCCGGACGCGGCAAACGCGGTGCGCTACATTTTTGCGTGACGCCGCAGCGGCTACGCCGCGAGATGCTGGAGCAGGCGCTCACTGCAGGAGAGCAACACAACGCGCTGGCGCTCGCCGAGCTGGCTCCTGCGGATCTGCGCGCGCTGCTCAACCCCTATCTCGGCGGACAGTGGCAGAACGAGACGCCGACGCTGCGTATTCCTTACTACCGCCCGCTGGAGCCTTTATTACCGGGCTTTCTCGCAGGCCGCGCGGAGCAGCACCTTGTCGGGCAGATCTTTAGCGGACTGACGCGCTTTATCAGCCGCAGCGCGTTGCCGCAGGCCGATCTGGCGCATCATTGGGAGTACAGTGAGGATGGCCTGGGCTGGCGTTTTCATCTCCACACGACGCTACACTGGCACAATGGCGATGCGGTCACCGCCGCGCAGCTGCATGGGCAGCTTGTCGCTCTGCTCGGCTTGCCCGGTCTACGCATGCTTTTCGCCAGCGTCGAGCACATTACGCTCACTCACCCGTGGTGTATTACCTTTCAGCTCCATCGCCCCGATTACTGGCTGGCGCACCGGCTGGCGAGCTACGGCAGCCGCCTGGCGCACCCGGCGCATCCACAGGTTGGCACCGGGCCGTTTCGTCTTGCCGCCTTCAGCGACGAATTAGTACGCCTTGAGAGCCACGATCACTACCACTTAGGGCACCCACTGCTGAAAGCGGTGGAGTACTGGATTGCGCCGCAGCTGTTTGACGAGGATTTAGGCACCAGCTGCCGCCATCCGGTACAGATTGCCATCGGCGAACCGGAGGAGCTGCGCCACCTGCAACCGGTCAGTAACAGTATCAGCCTCGGTTTTTGCTACCTCGCCCTGCGCCCTGGCGCGCGGCTAAGCCCGGCGCAGGCGCGCCGTCTGGTGCAGATTATTCATCACACCTCGCTTTTACAGACGTTACCGCTGGATGAGGGGCTGATTACCCCCAGCCGGGAATTACTCCCCGGCTGGCATATACCCGGCTGGCCTGAAGAGAACGTCGGCCTGCCGGCGACATTGACGCTTATCTACCATCTGCCAGTGGAGTTGCACACCATGGCGCAGCAGCTTAAAGCCTCTCTTGCCGCGCTCGGCTGCGAGCTGACGGTGATTTTTCATGACGGTAAACAGTGGGAAGGATGCAGAGAGCTTGCGGCAGCGGATCTGGTGATGGGCGACAGGCTAATTGGCGAAGCGCCGGAGTACACCCTTGAGCAGTGGCTGCGCTGCGATCCACTGTGGCCGAATCTGCTTGGCAGCATACAGTATGCGCATCTTCAGGAGACGCTAGATGCGGTGCAGCGCGAGGCCGACGAGCGGGTGCGTATTGCGGCGTTAAAAGAGGTTTTTGATGGACTCATGGAGGGGGCACTGCTTACGCCGCTCTTTAATTACCACTACCGCATTAGCGCGCCGCCGGGCGTCGAGGGGATCGAGGTTAACCGCCGCGGCTGGTTTGAATTTACCGAGGCGTGGCTTCCGGCCCCGTGA
- a CDS encoding PLP-dependent cysteine synthase family protein — MNNSWVKYAINEINADAQRSADTHLIRLTLTGFPGINLYLKDESTHPTGSLKHRLARSLFLYGLCNGWIKEGTTIIEASSGSTAISEAWFARLLGLPFIAVMPYCTAKRKVEQIEFYGGRCHFVDSACEIYAESERLAKELNGHYMDQFTFAERATDWRGNNNIADSIFRQMRNEPHPVPEAIVMSAGTGGTSATIGRYIRCQGYDTRLVVVDPENSVFFDYWQQRDSTLRSPIGSKIEGIGRPRVEPSFIADVVDEMLRVPDAASVATAQWLETQLGRKVGASTGTNMWGALQLAAQMRNEGRHGSIVTLLCDSGERYLETYYNPQWVAANLGDIEPWRAQLALLTSAQ; from the coding sequence ATGAACAACAGCTGGGTCAAATACGCGATTAATGAAATCAATGCCGACGCGCAGCGCTCTGCGGATACCCACCTCATTCGCCTGACGCTGACGGGTTTTCCGGGTATCAACCTCTATTTAAAAGATGAAAGCACGCACCCCACAGGCAGCCTGAAGCACCGCCTTGCGCGCTCGCTGTTTCTCTACGGCTTGTGCAATGGCTGGATTAAGGAAGGCACCACGATTATCGAAGCCTCCTCCGGCTCGACCGCCATCTCTGAGGCCTGGTTTGCCCGGCTGCTCGGGCTGCCCTTTATCGCCGTGATGCCTTACTGCACGGCGAAACGCAAAGTGGAGCAGATTGAGTTTTACGGCGGCCGCTGCCATTTTGTCGACAGCGCCTGCGAGATCTACGCTGAATCAGAGCGGCTGGCGAAAGAGCTGAACGGTCACTATATGGATCAGTTCACCTTCGCCGAGCGCGCGACGGACTGGCGCGGCAATAACAACATTGCCGACAGTATTTTCCGCCAGATGAGGAACGAGCCGCATCCGGTGCCGGAAGCGATTGTGATGAGCGCCGGAACAGGCGGCACCTCGGCAACCATTGGCCGCTATATTCGCTGCCAGGGTTACGACACGCGGCTGGTGGTGGTTGACCCGGAGAACTCCGTCTTCTTTGACTACTGGCAACAGCGCGACAGCACGCTGCGCAGCCCGATCGGCAGCAAGATCGAAGGCATTGGCCGCCCGCGCGTCGAGCCGTCATTTATTGCCGATGTGGTCGACGAGATGCTGCGCGTGCCGGATGCCGCCAGCGTGGCGACCGCGCAGTGGCTGGAGACGCAGCTTGGCCGTAAAGTCGGCGCGTCTACCGGTACCAATATGTGGGGCGCGCTACAGCTTGCGGCGCAGATGCGCAACGAAGGGCGCCATGGCTCGATCGTTACCCTGCTGTGCGACAGCGGCGAGCGCTATCTTGAAACCTACTACAACCCGCAATGGGTGGCGGCGAACCTCGGCGATATCGAACCGTGGAGAGCGCAGCTCGCCCTGCTTACCTCAGCGCAATAG
- a CDS encoding Lrp/AsnC family transcriptional regulator, whose protein sequence is MLDKIDRKLLALLQQDCSLSLQALADAVNLTTTPCWKRLKKLEDDGILLRRVAVLDAEKLGLGLTAFVLIKTQHHSSDWYNRFVSEVTQLPEVLGFWRMAGEYDYLLRVQVADMKRYDDFYKKLVNSVPGLSDVTSSFAMEQIKYTTALPIE, encoded by the coding sequence ATGTTAGATAAAATTGACCGCAAACTGCTGGCGTTACTGCAGCAGGATTGTTCGCTCTCTTTGCAGGCGCTGGCTGATGCCGTTAATCTGACGACCACTCCGTGCTGGAAACGGCTGAAAAAGCTGGAAGATGACGGTATCTTACTGCGCCGCGTGGCGGTGCTGGATGCGGAAAAACTCGGGCTGGGGCTGACGGCCTTTGTGCTGATCAAAACCCAGCATCACAGCAGCGACTGGTATAACCGCTTCGTCAGCGAAGTGACACAGCTCCCGGAAGTGCTAGGCTTTTGGCGTATGGCTGGCGAGTACGATTACCTGTTGCGCGTCCAGGTGGCAGATATGAAACGCTATGATGACTTCTATAAGAAGCTGGTCAACAGCGTGCCGGGGCTCTCGGATGTCACCTCCAGCTTCGCCATGGAACAGATAAAATACACCACGGCTTTGCCCATTGAATAA
- a CDS encoding helix-hairpin-helix domain-containing protein: MKHGVKALLLPLAFACATFSSATLAAPAGGAKPPVANAAAPASHTKAQEAAKSTQEEEGGIKVSINSATAEELSKALKGVGLKKAQAIVSYREEYGPFKSVEDLKQVPGMGGKLVERNLVNLKL; this comes from the coding sequence ATGAAACATGGAGTCAAAGCTCTTTTACTGCCCCTGGCGTTTGCATGTGCGACATTCAGTTCCGCCACGCTTGCCGCGCCCGCAGGCGGTGCAAAACCGCCGGTGGCAAACGCCGCTGCGCCGGCCTCTCACACAAAAGCGCAGGAGGCGGCAAAGTCCACTCAGGAAGAGGAGGGTGGTATTAAAGTCAGCATTAACAGCGCGACGGCGGAAGAGTTATCAAAGGCGCTGAAGGGTGTTGGCCTTAAAAAGGCTCAGGCGATCGTCAGCTATCGTGAAGAGTATGGGCCGTTTAAGAGCGTAGAAGATTTAAAGCAGGTGCCGGGGATGGGTGGCAAGCTGGTGGAGCGTAATCTGGTCAACCTAAAACTGTAA